The sequence TTAAACCCATATCTATCAACACATCCTCAGGCCCTGTGAGAAGGGTTCAAAACTGGTATAATGAGGTGGACTTTTTATTCACTAAATTATTTATAAAAATATGATAAGAGGAAATTTTATTGGTGCGGGGATTGTTGCAATAATCTATACGGTTTATATTATGAATAACCCCCTTGCAACAAAATTGCAAACAGCCTTAGTCTTGGTGATTCTCAATGCCTTAACTATCGTGCTTTTGTCTTTTGCATTTACAAAATAAAATCAGGTCATCAAGACAAAACGCCGCGCCATATTCCATGGCACGGCGTTGAAACTAGAAGAAAAGTTCTTGTTCTGCCCTTGTCGCATGTGCGAGAGGTGCAATTACCTTTTTATGGGAAGTTGATGTCCTTCCAACCCCTGTTCTTGATTACAGAGAAATGTCTCAACGATAATCCTTTCTCAATCGCTCGATGAGGATTTCGAGGTACATTTCTTTTAGCTCTGCTGTCTCGATACCAATCGCCTTGGCATGATTGCCTACGATTCTGCCACAGCCACTTCCGAACCCGAGCTTCGAGTCCCTGATGAACATGTGCGCAAGCCAGATCATGGCGATCTGCTTGAGGACTAGGTCATCTTTTTCTCCCTCCTTGATTCTCCTGACGTAGGCCCTCAGCTCTTCCAGAGGCGTATGCTCATCTGTCCGCACCTCGCCATCATTCACGAAACTATGCAGAATGTGAACATAACCCTCTCGCCAGAACTTAACCATCAGCATCAAGGCTATTTCATATTTTCTCTCCGATTTCACTTCCATCACCTCCTTTCAGGGATAGTTTCCTCTTATGTAGTATCATCTATCGCAGATGTTGTAAAGGTATAAAAATCTTTTATTTAGCCCTCAAATAAACATAAATATCTTCTAAAGCTTTGACAGCGTCGCCAGCAGCGATATTGTTTTGATGATAGAGGCCATCGGTGCAATCACCGGCAGCCCAGATGCCGTCTGTGGTGGTACGTTGGTTGCGTGGATCGACGACGACAAAGCCTCCTGGAGCCAAAGCAACTACATCGGCCACAAAAGAAGTGGCTGGTACAGCTCCAATCTCGACAAAAATACCGGTGACGGGAATCTCGGTCGATTCGCCAGTTTTATTATTTTTATAGACTAAACCCGTCACAAATTTATCCCCTTTGACTTCAAGGATAGAGACATCCATGACGGCTTTCATATGAGGATTGGCGAGGACTGCCGAGACGGTGACAGGGTCTGCTTTGAAATCCGCGTTCTTGTGCAAAAGAGTGACAGATCGGCAATAGGCAAGCAGCTGGGCTGCACTCTCGAAGCCTGCATTGCCCCCACCGATCACGGCTACATCTTGACCAGTAAAAAGAGGTCCATCACAACTGGCACAGTAGGTGAGTCCTTTATGCTCAAATTGGTCTGCTCCAACAGCTTGGAGTCGGCGGCGTGAGCTGCCTGTTGTGATGAGGACAGTTTTGGTTTTAAAAATTTCAGGTGATCCGTCGGCATTTTTACCTGAAGTAATGACAGCAAATTTGGCTTCGATGTCGTCAATTTTTTCAATTTTTTGCACCCTTACCCCTTCCTTTATAAAAACTTCATTGCTGGCGTAAGCTTTGAGATGTTGTTCGAGATTTTTGGCCAGCTCAGTGCCGCTGATTTTGATTGAGCCAATCCAATTTTCCACACCTTCAGATACAATACTCTGTCCACCAAAGCTTTCGGTAATAAAAACAGTCTTGAGTTTTTTGCGCGCTGCATACACACCAGCGGCTACACCTGCAGGTCCTCCTCCAATGATAGCTAAATCGTAAATCATAACTAATTACTTTAGTTTTGACCTCCGAAGAAACGCGGGCACGGCTGCCCAATCATCCTCATCTCCGACGACTTCAATTTTCTTTTCTTCGGCAGTGGATTCTGAAGGGGTGACGGAATTGAAAATCTTACCTTTCTCACCGTTTGCGTTTGAATCCTGTTTTGTGACCGCTCCGATGCCGAAAGTACTGTCAAAAAGAGATTTTTTGCCAGGGACATTTCCGCTGTCAGGAAAGCTTGAAGCAATGACAGTGATCTTGATTTCGCTTTTCTTGAGCTTTTCATCTTTGACGGTACCGAAAATAATTTTGGCGTTGACATCCACTGACTCAGTGATGATCTTGGCAGCATCCTGGATTTCAAACATAGTCAAGTCATCCCCACCTGCAATGGAGAAGAGGACGCCTTTTGAGCCGGCCATGGAAAGCTCAAGGAGAGGGGAGCTAATAGCCGCTTTGGCTGCTTCTTCGGCTCGTTTTTCACCTGAAGCGGTACCGATACCCATAAGAGCCGCGCCAGCATTTTGCATGATGGAGCGAATATCTGCGAAGTCGATGTTGATGATACCAGGAGTAGTAATAAGGTCAGAAATACCCTCTACGGCTTGCTTGAGAATCTCATCACACATGGCGAAAGCACTTTTAGCTGTAGTTTCCTTGGTAATATTGTTTAAGAGACGATCGTTGGGAACAATAATGATGGCATCCACTTCTTTGCGAAGCTCTTCTAAAGCAATATCAGCTACTTTCATGCGCTGCTGACCCTCAAAAAAGAAAGGCTTGGTGACTACGGCCACAGTGAGAGCGCCAAGCTCTTTAGCTGTACGAGCGACAATAGGACTGGCACCAGATCCGGTACCGCCTCCGAGTCCGCAAGCTACAAATACCATGTCGGCACCTTTGATAGCTTCCTGGACTTCTTCTTTTGTTTCTTCGACGGCTCGTTTGCCAAGATCAGGATTCATGCCAGTACCCAAACCCTTGGTAAGATTTTTTCCGATATGAATTTTTTGTTTAGCGAGAGAATGATGTAAATCCTGAGCGTCAGTGTTGACGGCAATAAAATCAACGCCGCGAACCTTGCTGTTGATCATGTGATTGATGGCATTTTTACCTGAACCTCCGACTCCGATCACTTTAATGCGGGCAAATGTTTCTACTTCTGGTTTGACTTGTGGCATGGGATAAGGTGTTAAAGATTATATAAAGACTGCTTAATTTTTTCCTGACTTTTTACGAATGTGCCAATCATATCACTAGGGGAGCAACTGAGCAAACAGACGTTTTAGAGAGGGCCAAATTTTCAAACCAACCTTGCTTATAGCGCTAGTTCCAGGTCTGAGGCTGGTGATGTCATTGTCTTCGCTGGTGAGACCCACAAGACAGAGGCCATAAGCGACAGCCCACTCGGCTTCACGAAAGGAACCCTTGAGAGGGACCGGGAATTTGAAGCTAGCTTTTTTGGAGGGAAGTTTTAGAGATATGCGCGCAAATTCTTCGATATTGGTCACACCCGAACCGCCACCAGTGATGATGATGCCAGCAGGCAGGAGACCGCTGCGTTCTATTTTTTTCAAATGACCCTCGATCAGCTCAAAAATATCGGAGAGGCGGGCCAAAATAATTTCATCCAGTTTCTTTTTTGGATATTGGACTGATTTTGGCCCGCCAAGCTTGATGAGCTCGGCGTCCTCGATCGAAATTTTTAGACCAAGCGCGATGTCGTTGGTAATGTCGTTTGATCCGATAGAAAATACCTCGACAGACACGGGAATATTATTTTCAAAAACAATGATAGAAACTGTTTCGGCGCCAATGTTGGCCAGGACACACCCCGCTATTTTTTGAGTCTTGGTCAGAGTCACAAAGCTAGTGGCCAGAGGGGCAGCTATGACGTCCTCTATTTCAACGTCCGCTTCTCCTAGGGCCTTGACCAAGTCACTCAAATGGTGGCTCAAACAGGTCACGAAAAGGGTGCGTACTTCGAGCTTTGAACCTTTCATACCTTGAGGCTTGCCGAGGACGGTACGGCCGTCTACCCGAAACATCAAGGGAATAGTGTGGAGAATTTTGCGGTTGAGAGTGAATGATTCAGGGAGCTCATTTTCGCTGGACTCGAGGGCCTTTTTAACATCAGCGTCGGTGATCTCGGAATCATTTTTGGTAATTAAAACTGTCCCGATATTGGTCACTCCAGACAAGCCAGCTCCTCCGACAGCGAGGTATGCTTTTCGAATACGGATGCCGGCACTTTTTTCGGCTTGAGCGATAGCGGTGCGAATACTTTTGGCTGCTTCGGCCACATTGGTGATATAGCCATGACGAAGTCCTTTTGACTCGGCGTAGCCGGTGGCAATGATGCGGGGCACTTCTTTGTCTTTTTCAGGCGCGAGCTCAGCCACTACCACCTTGATCTGGTGGGTACCTATATCAATGCCAACAGCGATAGAGCGTGCCATGTAGATTTGGGCCTTTAATTTTAGCTAAATTTTAAACTTTCTTCGGACTTTCTCTTCCTTGCTTTCCATTGTACTACTATGCTCGAATCCTTTCAAATGGAAAAGCCCGTGGATAAATAGGAAAAGTAAAAAATTATCAAATGTCCTCTCAAATTTTTTAGCTTTAATCGCTGCGCGATGGGGGTCTATAAAAATCTCACCACATTTTTTGTCCAAAGTGAAGCTAAGAATATCTGTCGGCTTGTTTATCTTGCGGTAGGTTTTATTTAAGGCACGTGAACGAGTCGAACCGATGATGACCAGGCTAAGCTCGTAGTCAGCTCCCATGATGAAGTCTTTGATTTTTTCCATAGTACGAAAAAGCAATCCGTTGATAGGATTGCTTTTTACTTTAACGGTGACTGAAAATTTTTCGCTCATATCTTTGGCGAATTTGACTTAACGAGTTTTGATTGGCATTTTGCCGAGCTTGATCATTTTTTGGATATCGTCGCGGCGGCGAAGGACTTTGAGAGTTTTCTTTTTACGCACATACGAAGACTCGTTGCGAGCGCTATAGCGAAGTGAGCGGACACGGTTGAGCACTCCAGACTCTTGGACACGTTTAGTAAAACGTCGAATGATGGACGTTGTGTGCTCTGTCGGGTTTTTCTCTACTTGGACATTTATCATAATAGTAGGGATAGACTACCATATCCCTTTATTTATGGCAACCTTATCAACTCTTCCAGTTTATTTTAAGCTAGCTTTTTTAAATATTCGACCAGTCTGTCTACTGAAACTGTGTCCTGGGCCCGATTGAGCATATTTCTCACCACTACACTGCCTTCTACCGCTTCCTTTTGACCCATGATCAAGACATAAGGCACGTTGAGTTTTTCTGCCAATCCCAGCTGGCTCGTGAGTTTATCCCGGGAAAGTGATTGCAGGACGGGGATTTTGGCCTTGCGGAGCATTTCAATAATACCCAGACTCTTGAGCTTGGCATCAAAACCAAGCTGAATGAAATAGAAACGTGGGGCTTGGACTTTCTTTTTTGCTAAAGAAGATTTGGATGACCCGCTTGAATCCTGCGGAATGAGTACCGCCGCTCCGACCGCTGGGATTTCTTTTTTACCCCAGACTTTTTTAGCCAAGGAATTGTAGCGTTCACCGATGGCCACCACCTCGTAGTCTTCCTTGTCTTTGGGTATCGCTTTGATTTCAAAAATAGTTCCCATGCAATAGCTTCTGTTGCCGACCAATAAAGGATTGATAGTGTAGGGAATACTCAAGGATTCCAGATACTCGAGCACTTCTTTGAAATGATTACGGCTGGCTTCTGACAAAAAGTTGATTGAAGGAGGGGCATTTTCCCGCAAGGCAATGCAGCTTTTGTGGGTAGTTGTCAGTAGGGCAAAGACATCCTTTTTTAAAAGTGAACGACATTCTGTCGATAGATCGTTGGAGTGTTTTTTGAAGTAGTTAGTCAATTCGCGGGCAAAGCGTCCAATAGAATCCTTGTCCCCAATACTGTTGAGCTCCACTATTACGTCTTTGTTGTGACGACATTCTTTAACGATGACATAGCAGGTCTCAATAAGCATGGCGTCAGAAATACTTCTTGAATTGCCGATGATGTCTAGATTGAAAGTTTTTTCACTGCCAGTACGCTTGAGGTGGGTGTTGCCCTTCATTGGGCCTTCATAATAAATCATTGGAGGCTGGGGGAGATACACCAGTTTTTTTTCAATACTATTGCGCACGATGCAGATTTTTTCTTCGACATAACCAGAAAAAGCGCAACTCTCATCCTTGAAAGGGTGCACTTCTCTAGCGATGGCTTCTTTAAAGGTTTTACCTTTAGCGATGTCTTGTTTTTCAACTTCGAATTCGGGAGATGGGAGAAAGCCATAGTGTTCGGCGATGGCTGAAGCTTTTTTATAGTGATTGTTTTGTTTCGGCATTGGATTAAAAGCTTTATTTTATTTTCCTACTTTCCTAAAGTTAAGGCTGGTATGTGTAGCCTTGGGCTGGGAGCAACGATATTTTGTTGAAAGGATACAGTCTCAAAAAAGCTCGGCCGGCAATTTTATCAGCTTTGAGGGGTCCCCAAGAACGGGAATCCGAGCTGACGTCGCGGTTGTCACCCATGACAAAATACTCGTCTGGGCCTAAATGCCAAGTGCCTTGCGGCCCTTTATGAAAAGCTAGATAGGGCTCTTTTAGTTCAAAACCTTTAGGGTGATCTGCGTTGATGATGTAGACCTGATCGCCATCTACACTGACAGTTTCGTTTGGCAGGCCGATCACTCGTTTGATAAAGTATTTTTTGTCCGAGACTGGAGGGGTGAGGACTATGACATCTCCTCGATTGGGAGTGTGAAAATGGTAAGAGAGCTCATCCACAATCAGGTAGTCGCCGGTATTAAAATTTGGTTCCATTGAGCTGCCGTAAACTACAAACGGACTGGCTACAAAAATCCGCAGAGGAATGAAAATGGCGAGCAAGATAATAGCAAAACGGAAAAGCTCCCAACGCGAGGGTTCATCCACGGTCTTTTTTATAGGTTTTTCAAAGTCTTGGTTTTCTTCCGGCTGGATTTCATTGTTCATATGGCGGAATAATACGACGAAAGTTTGGTTTGACACAAGGGGGAGAAGCATGTCGTGGCTTTTTATGCTACAATTGGAGCCATGCTAATCATTGCTGGTCTCGGAAATCCAGGAGAAGAATACCTAAATACGCGACACAATGTCGGCCGGATGGTCGCACAGGCTTTTGCCAAAAGAAATGATTTTCCGGATTTTATTTTTAGTAAAAAATACAATGCCTTGATTTCGGAACGAGTAATGACAGTCGTGTTTGAAACAAATATGCTCAAAAAAGGCAAACCCACTGGCGCTCATAAACTCTCAAAAAAAACTAAAGAAAAGGTGATGGTAATCCTGCCAGAAACCTTCATGAATAAAAGCGGCAGCGCCCTCAAGCCTCTAGTGTCAAATGCTAAGAAAGCTGAGCAGCTCATTGTCATCCATGATGATTTAGACTTGGCCTTTGGATCATCAAAATTGGCTTTCAATCGAGGGTCAGGAGGTCACCGTGGGGTGGAGTCTGTGATCCGCGCCCTCAAGACGGAGGCTTTTACACGTTTAAAGATAGGGATTTCTCCCTCGACTCCTAGTGGCAAAATCAAAAAGCCCTCAAATGACAAAATTTTAGATTTTATTATTGGAAAATTTAAACCTGCTGAGCTAGAACAGATGAAGAAAATTTCAAAAGAATCTGCGGACTATGTGAAAATAATTCTAGAAGAGGGTAGGTCTCATGCTGCAGGGAGTATAAATAACAAAAAGAAGTAGGACCTTTCTCATTAAAGCGCTCGAAGACTCGCTAACCCGTTCGAAAGGTCCTACTTTTTTTATAATTGGTGGAAAGGTAAAAAAAAGACCGGAGCTCCCACTGGTGTGTGGGGCTCCGGCTTTGATTTTTTCCGTCAGCCAGCTTTTTGGCTGGCCAGACCAGAAGAGTACCGTGCTTTTAGCAGGCGGCCGCCGCGATGGCTGTAGTCAGCCGACCGCGACCGGATTCCCGCGCGGCCACTCTCAACCGCAGAAGGTCCTCAGCCTTTTGGAAAAAGGTATGGACCGCTTCGCCGTTTGAAGGTTGGTCGAAGTGGAACACTTCGAGCTTTGTCGTCCGAAAGGCCTTGCAGGCATCCGGCGGCACAACCTCTGTATCCAAAACCACCATGTTGGGATGGTCGGAGTTGAAGTAGAGGCTGGTCGCACACTGATTCTGGACATCCAGGTCAACGATCAGGCTTTTCAGGCCTTGATGATCGCTGATATGTGCTGTGCTGAGGACTGCGGCATTGAGGACGATGACGGTGAACAACCGATTATGAATTGTCATTTTTCTAAAAAGTCTGTAGCAAATAGTAAGGCATTATTGGCTTTGTGTCAATGGTAATAACAAAATCCTCCACCTACTTGACGGAAACTTGCGCAGGCGCGTCGGCGCCGAGCAGAGCAGAAAAGTCAGCAGACTTTTACGCGTGTTCCGGAAAGTAGGTGGAGGATTTTGTTTACTACTATTTCACAAAGCCTAGTGCCATCTTCTGTTCTTTTGGATCAAAAAGATTGATTTTGAAACTATAGCTTTTACCGAGTTCGATGGTTTCTCGAAGCTTGGCTTCAGTGCCAAATTCTGATACATGTACAAGTCCAGCCACACCTTCTTCGATACTAGCCAGAGCTCCGTGTTTGTTGAACTTAATCACTACACCGGTGACGACATCATCTTTTTTATATTTCTTACTTGCAGCCTTCCAAGGGTTTTCTTTGAGGGCTTTGATGGAAAGGGAAATTTTGCCATCTTTAATTTCGATAATTTTTACTTTTACCTTATCTCCGACTTTAAAGAGGGCGCGAGGATCTTCGACGAGCGCCCAGTCAATCTCTGAAATATGGACTAGGCCTTCGAGACCTTCCTCAAGTTTTACAAAGACTCCGAAATCTACCATGCCAGTGACATTTCCTTCGACTTCATCGCCGACAGCATATTTGCCCACGATTTTTTCCTTGTCTTTCTGCTCAGGATTTTTTTCTGAGAAAATAAGCTTGCCTTCTTTTGGAGAAGCGGAAATAATGACTACGGAAATACGCTTGCCGAGAAGTTTTTTGAGCTCGTCCAGGATTTTATCTTTATCGCCGTCAAGGACTCGAGGGTAGTGGTCGCTCTTGAGCTGAGAAGCAGGCAAAAATCCCTGGATACCTTGCCATGAGAGGATAAGACCACCCTTGTTGGCCTCGACGACGGGAAGATCGAAAGCGGTTTTCAAACGGATAGCTTCTTCGGCTTCACTCCAGATGAGGGCTTGTTTAGCTTCTTTTAGAGAGAGCTCAATATAGCCTTCGGGGTGATCATAGCCAACAACCTTGGCGGCGATGCTATCTCCTATATTTACTTTTTTAATAATATCGCGGGCGTTGATATATTCACGGCCGTAAATAATACCGGTACCGTATGGGTGCAAGTCCACAAACACACCTTTTTTGTCGATGGCGATGACAGGACCTTCTACAATGTCAGCCACGCTTGGAGGAGTGACAGTGTCGTTGAGCATCTTGCCCATGGGACTGTCCTTTTTACTGTCCTTTATGTCCTTAATGGTTTCTTTATCTGCTGTTTTAATCATATATGGTTAGAGCCACAAGGTTCGCATGAAAGTCTGTCATAACACAATGCGAGGTTACTTGTGGCTAAACTATTAATAATGGAGACAATATATATTAAAAGGGATATTTTTGCAATTAAAATACAAACCCCCGACCAGCAAACCTGGTCGGGGGGGGATTCAACTCAAATCAGCATCACCTCGGTCTCGCTGCCCACACCGTTTGTTCCATCCTTTCCAATAAACTGAAGCGCCTGCTCTTTGGCGGCCTGTTTGTCCCATTCACTGGTCGGGACTTTGATAGGCACCTCCGATAGATTGAAAAGAAGAACATCCGTTTCCGGCGTAGATCTATAGCGGAGCCGAAGCTGGCCTCCGAGATAGTATGGAGCCGACGGCACCGCAAACTTGCAACTGTCCGCCACGGGACACATCCGACAGGAGCGGTCGTAAGCTGCAAGCTGAGCTTCGCCCCAGGTCGGCGCCACGTGGAGGACACGCGACTTCCTTCCAGGACTTTTGGTGGCATTTTCAAACAACGCCAATCCATCTTCCGGTCTGGGTTTGTGCCCCAATTGCTTCTTCCGATTGGTCCGGAGCTTTTGCTGCTCCTTTCTTTTCTCGGATTTGTCCGGAGTCTGACTTTCGTTGTCCGGATGCCACGAACACATGGCTCTTGAGAAAAGCCAAAGGGCATCACAGAGCTCGACCATGTCGATCTTGCTTTGCTCGCAGTAGCTTTGAGCGGCTTCTCTCGCAGTGCTGAGCAGCTGGGGAGAAAACACATTGTCACCTACCTGCATGTTCCAGTTTGGCTTGATGATCTCGTTTGAGAGCAACATCCTGAGGACATGAAAGTCCACAGGCACCGGAATGGTGTGTCGATCGACCAGGTTTGTCTCAGCCAAGAAGTAAGTAATCATGCTGACCATCTTGTGCTGAAAACCCAGAAAGCCGTTTGGCGAACTGAGTTTAAACTTGCCGCTGTTGGCGATGCGATCAACTAGGTCATCAAATGAATTGACCTGATCAAACAAGCGTCGTGGATCAGATTGCCAAAACTTGTGAAGTTTGATGGCATTTAAAATCCAAAAACGGGCGTTTTCCTCGTGGCTGAAGCCTAATCCGTGCGCCTGGAGCTCACTTCTGAGCTCCTGATAAACTTTCTCCTTGGTCAACAGGGCAATCAGCTTTGGGCCGTAGGGAATCTCCCCATTTTTGAGGGCCAGATTCCGTATTTTTTTGACCAGGTAGCCCGGAACAAACAAATACGGCTTCCTTTCATGGATGAGGGTGAGCTGTTGCACGGCGACCTTGCTATCAATGCCTCCGCGCATGTAGTAGCAGACGGTCCACAAGAAAACGGCATGTTCAGAGCCGCCAAAAATCAAGTTGTCGGGCATGTTTTGCCTGATCTGGGGCGGAGTGCTGTGATCGAAAGGGTGTTGCTTGACGCGAAGCCTAGCAATCAACCTATCAAAAACCGCAAAAGCCCGTTTCCAATCGATAACGTAAGAATATTGCATCTGACGCCTCCTTTCTGTTGGATGTTGTATGTCATGGTGCTTATTGTTCTGAGGCAACGATACGCGTTTAAATTTTGTTTGTAAAGAGCCTCTTCCTCTTTGTCAGTTTTTATTTTTTAATATGTTGTCCACAGGCTTTTACACTGTTTTTAAAAATTATTTTTGACAAATGAAGGTACAATAAAATCAGAATAAAAAATAGCTCAAAACCCAACTGGAAAGGAGGGTAAAGTGAAAAGATTAACAATCAGAAATACGGGCAGATCTTTATCTGGCAGGAATTTTTATGCCGCGGCCAATCAAGTGATTGAAGTGGTCGCCAGCTTCGGTGAAGAGCTGTGTGCCAAGATCACCGGCGGAGAAGTTGTCTCGACAGACCAGGACTATGCATCCTTTGCGGATGTGTTTGTCGAGGATCATAGCCTCGCAGTCCAAGTCAAGATGTGCAACCATCGTCATGCGCATCGGCCGACAATCTCCCAGGTCGTCACTCTTCACGAGCAGGTAAAGGAAGTCAGCTTTTTGGTAAACGTTATGCACGGCGTTTACGCCCTCGTTTTTTATGGGGGAGTTGGTCTAGGGGGTATCAATCGGGGCAAGTCCAAGATTCTGAGTAGGAAGCTTGGGCGTGAAGGTAAAAAAGTTGTAATTGGTCGGGAGCTTCAGTACATATATTTCATCGACGTCGAGTTGATGAACTACCTTGCCACAGAAAAGGCTTACGAACATCTTCGCAAGTCTGGCAAAGTCAAAGTGTGTGCGGAACGAAAGCTCTACTCCAAGATTGACAAGACCGTCCTGTACTTGAATCGGACTTTCCTGCAAGGTTTTGTGGGACAGCCAGTCCAACAGACTTACAGGGATATGCTCGATGCAAGTTTGGGAAGCGGTGACTGGAGGATCAGAAAGGAGAAAATTAATCTCCGGTTCACCACCTCAGTGGGTCTTGTCCGAAAGGCTCTGCCCATCATCATGGTGGGTTCAAGGGAGGTCGTCAAAAGCCTCCGAAAAATGGTCAGAAAAGCTGACGGCATCAAAATCCCGTTGGCTAATGGCAACCAGCCACATTTGTAAATCAAAGGTCCGAGTAGCTCATGTCACCACACATGCGCTGCTCGGCCTTTTTCTTTTCTCATCCTTTTTCTCTTTTCTTGGCCAGAAGTCTATGCTACAATATCCCCACTATGGTCATCACTTATCAAGGTTTAGAGTGCTTCAAGCTCCAATTTGGAGACCTCACGGTGGTGACCAATCCACCGGCTAGAGACTCCGTTTTTAAAACCTCCAAGTTCGGGGCTGATGTGGTTCTGCAAACGGTCCTCGACGAAGATATGGCTGGAGGCGAGGACTATTCCTATGGAGACAAAAAGCCCTTTATTATCAATGGACCTGGTGAATATGAAACTCGGGGCGTTTTTATTCGAGGTTTTCCTTCAGTGTCAAAATACCATTCTGCTAACGATAAAACAGATAGTGACGAAGGTGAATCAATCAACACTATATATACTTTCCAAATAGACGGAATCAATCTCTGTTTTCTGGGCGCCCTCGGGTCCACTGATCTGAAGCCAGAGACAGTGGAGGGCATCGATACGGTGGATATTCTTTTTGTGCCAATAGGCGGAGAGGGGGTGCTGACAGCCGCAGAAGCTTACAAACTAGGCGTCAAGCTTGAAGCTAAACTCATTATTCCTATGCATTACGAAGGGACCAATGGAAAAATAAAAGAAGAGGCGCTTAAAACTTTTTTGAAGGAAGCAGGGGAATCAGCCGCTCCGACGGACAAACTCACTATCAAGAAAAAAG comes from Candidatus Paceibacterota bacterium and encodes:
- a CDS encoding MBL fold metallo-hydrolase codes for the protein MSPHMRCSAFFFSHPFSLFLARSLCYNIPTMVITYQGLECFKLQFGDLTVVTNPPARDSVFKTSKFGADVVLQTVLDEDMAGGEDYSYGDKKPFIINGPGEYETRGVFIRGFPSVSKYHSANDKTDSDEGESINTIYTFQIDGINLCFLGALGSTDLKPETVEGIDTVDILFVPIGGEGVLTAAEAYKLGVKLEAKLIIPMHYEGTNGKIKEEALKTFLKEAGESAAPTDKLTIKKKDLEGKEGDVVVLSKV